A part of Fusarium oxysporum Fo47 chromosome III, complete sequence genomic DNA contains:
- a CDS encoding PLC-like phosphodiesterase: protein MRFSTPLVAGLAVVSPAVAAPSPSYGDKELFKTVKPIKQIELGPRPYYLVNDMDEGSLKKKLQSCSEKPQKPSQWSIAHRGGGTLQFPEHSLESNLAGARMGAGILECDVAFTKDRQLVCRHSQCDLHYTTNIVTIPELNKKCTQPFKPAKDGKPASAKCCTSDITLKEFKTLCAKMEGFNATATNAADFLHGTPPWRTDLYATCGTVLSNKEHIQLTKRLGLKHTPELKTPEVKMPFDGDYTQKKYAQQLIDEHKQAGVKPSDVYLQSFLYDDILYWLKAEPEYARQAMYLDETGDTPETFEKAVANLTRYKEDGVRYIAPPLPYLVTPGKNGKIVPSAYAKKANELGLKIITWTLERSGPLKNGADGNYYYTTIAKLINNDGDVFNLLDVFREIGVAGVFSDWSSTVTYYANCFGLKL from the coding sequence ATGCGTTTCTCTACTCCTCTCGTTGCCGGCCTTGCGGTCGTCAGCCCTGCCGTGGCTGCTCCCAGCCCCAGCTATGGCGATAAGGAGTTGTTCAAGACTGTCAAGCCAATCAAGCAGATTGAGCTCGGCCCTCGACCCTACTACCTCGTCAATGACATGGACGAGGGTtcgctgaagaagaagcttcaaTCGTGCTCGGAGAAGCCTCAGAAGCCTTCCCAGTGGTCAATTGCCCACCGTGGCGGTGGTACTCTTCAGTTCCCTGAGCACTCTCTCGAGTCGAACCTGGCTGGTGCTCGAATGGGTGCTGGTATCCTCGAGTGCGATGTTGCTTTCACCAAGGATCGCCAGCTCGTGTGCCGACACTCTCAGTGCGATCTTCACTACACGACCAACATCGTTACGATCCCCgagctcaacaagaagtGCACCCAGCCGTTCAAGCCCGCcaaggatggcaagcctGCTTCTGCCAAGTGCTGCACCAGCGACATTACCCTCAAGGAGTTCAAGACTCTCTGCGCCAAGATGGAGGGCTTCAATGCCACCGCCACCAACGCTGCCGACTTCCTCCACGGTACTCCTCCTTGGCGAACCGATCTGTACGCTACTTGCGGTACAGTCCTGAGCAACAAGGAGCACATTCAGCTCACCAAGCGCCTTGGTCTGAAGCATACTCCTGAGCTCAAGACACCCGAGGTCAAGATGCCCTTCGACGGTGACTATACCCAGAAGAAGTATGCTCAGCAGCTCATCGACGAGCACAAGCAGGCTGGTGTCAAGCCTAGCGATGTGTATCTCCAGAGCTTCCTGTACGACGACATTCTGTACTGGCTCAAGGCCGAGCCTGAGTACGCTCGTCAAGCCATGTATCTCGACGAGACGGGCGACACCCCCGAGACCTTCGAGAAGGCCGTTGCCAACCTCACTCGCTACAAGGAGGATGGAGTTCGGTACATCGCCCCACCCCTGCCTTATCTCGTCACACCTGGCAAGAATGGAAAGATCGTTCCCAGCGCGTACGCCAAGAAGGCGAATGAGCTTggtctcaagatcatcaccTGGACTCTGGAGCGATCTGGTCCTCTGAAGAACGGCGCGGACGGCAACTATTATTACACTACTATTGctaagctcatcaacaatgatggtgatgtgTTTAACTTGTTGGATGTCTTCCGGGAGattggtgttgctggtgTCTTCTCGGATTGGAGCTCGACTGTTACTTACTATGCCAATTGCTTTGGTCTTAAGCTCTAA
- a CDS encoding glycoside hydrolase superfamily encodes MIFQWHLLFLALVTATAISQAEPFRCVMYLTGQHDIVPSKSALQDVSHVILAFMHSETFNVDNKPHDYPLFTSVSGVRKRFPGDTKVMVAIGGWGDTQGFEEAAKNETTRKRWARQVAAMVTATGADGIDIDWEYPGGNRDDYKQIPNSEREWEINAFVSLLQELRAAIGLDRLLSAAVPGKEVDLMAFTPTTVPKIMKEVDFLNIMTYDLMNRRDVVTKHHSGVSDSQDSIQRYIDRGASPSQLNLGFGYYVKWFMTEECSQGEILGCPTQLLEDPETGANLGKTGGFSWHDEIPQDVSISFKYARTAGKYDEDGSYFYWDEKEWRWWTFDTKKSIQTKFSHVVPELGVGGVFAWGIGEDAHSFEHFKVTAEEVRKIRKGHAVEHDYMKDGDKDEL; translated from the exons ATGATTTTCCAATGGCATCTGCTATTCCTGGCGCTGGTGACCGCGACTGCCATATCTCAAGCCGAGCCATTCCGTTGCGTTATGTATCTCACAGG ACAACATGATATTGTCCCATCAAAAAGCGCACTTCAAGATGTCTCGCATGTCATTCTGGCATTCATGCACTCCGAGACCTTCAATGTTGACAACAAACCTCACGACTATCCGCTGTTCACCTCTGTTTCTGGTGTCCGCAAAAGGTTCCCTGGCGACACCAAAGTAATGGTAGCTATCGGAGGATGGGGCGATACTCAAGGTTTCGAGGAAGCGGCCAAGAATGAAACCACGCGGAAGCGGTGGGCACGCCAGGTTGCGGCCATGGTCACTGCGACGGGCGCTGATGGCATCGACATTGACTGGGAGTATCCCGG AGGCAACCGTGATGATTACAAGCAAATTCCCAACTCTGAGCGCGAATGGGAAATCAATGCATTTGTATCGCTCCTCCAGGAGCTGCGTGCCGCTATTGGTCTCGACAGACTTCTTTCAGCGGCTGTTCCGGGTAAAGAGGTCGATTTGATGGCCTTTACGCCCACCACCGTTCCAAAGATCATGAAAGAAGTcgacttcctcaacatcatgacATACGACCTGATGAACCGCCGAGATGTCGTGACTAAGCATCACAGCGGTGTCTCGGATTCTCAAGACTCAATCCAGCGTTATATCGACCGGGGCGCATCACCGAGTCAGCTCAATCTTGGGTTCGGATACTATGTCAAATGGTTCATGACCGAAGAATGCTCACAGGGAGAGATTCTTGGGTGCCCTACTCAATTGCTTGAGGATCCTGAGACCGGAGCTAATCTAGGCAAGACAGGCGGCTTTAGCTGGCATGACGAGATCCCTCAGGACGTATCTATATCGTTTAAATATGCGAGAACCGCTGGGAAGTATGATGAAGACGGAAGCTATTTTTATTGGGACGAGAAGGAGTGGCGATGGTGGACGTTTGACACTAAAAAGAGCATTCAGACAAAGTTTAGCCATGTCGTGCCGGAGCTCGGAGTTGGGGGAGTTTTTGCTTGGGGCATTGGAGAAGATGCACACTCATTTGAGCATTTCAAAGTCACGGCCGAGGAAGTTCGCAAGATCCGGAAGGGGCATGCAGTTGAACACGACTACATGAAAGATGGGGACAAGGACGAGTTGTAA